The Oncorhynchus mykiss isolate Arlee chromosome 17, USDA_OmykA_1.1, whole genome shotgun sequence genomic interval cagtgctcctggagaaagtgtagggctggagagaaaacacaatatcacactgggtgaggaacgagcggcattcagtgggctccccagagtaacacggcgggttattgattctgggctccggagattcgaaagccctggaagtggccggtggatcgaggcggagatggtgaacctgttctgtgaggttggagacttgggtggccagggtctcaacgccatgtcgagcagcagacaattcctgcccgtgtctgcctagcatcgctccctggatcccgacggctgagtggagaggatccgaagtcgctgggtccattcttggtcggattcttctgttacggtgcgtgaatgaggacccaaaagcgaattaacttaaacagagcttctttaattaccaaacataggtaggctcagacggaccggcagattccgacaggacaagacaaggttacagcaaacatgacgacagtctggttcaggcatgaaacacaacaaacaagaatccgacaaggacaggagcagaaacagagagagatatagggacctaatcagagggaaaaagggaacaggtgggaaaaggggtgacgaggtggttaggaggagacaaggcacagctgggggaaagagggggagaaaaggtaacctaacaacgaccagcagagggagacagggtgaagggaaaggacagagacaagacacaacatgacagtacatgacatagaATTTCAGAACATAAAGGATTGTCAAACTGTAGCAAAAGTTGAGGTAAAAGAACAGACCGGATACCAATGAAGGGGATCTAGTGCATAATGTAATGCCAACAACTGTCAGCTATACAGCACACAGGGAGCCATTCACACTCACTGGGGCCTACTTCAACATTCACTGTTCTACATACAGAAATCAGTTCTGTCACTAAAAATTGCTAATATAGAGGTAGCATAGAATGACATGTATTTCCCCTGAATGATCTCATTGATAAAATTAGGAGTGTTTATGTTTTCAAGTTTTAATAATATTGGGTGACTCCTTTAAAATTGCAATTCTAGAGTTGGGTCAAGGTAATATATTGTGCCTGATATATTCTCTCTCACATCCCTGATAATCCATGGCTTTTAGACCAATACCTGCAATTGTACTCTGCTTAGGATCCAGAATCCTGAGAGTCAAATCTATATTTCTTTCCTCCTTGATCATAATAAACCTTTATATAAAAAAGACAAGTAGAAATTAGAAAAAGACAGCCACGAAGACAGGGATGGAAAGAGTGTGAGGTTGAGataaagataataaaacaaaagttAGACTTTGCTGGCTCCCTTTCCATATGGTAGTGGTGTTAATCAGTCCGGGCAGTTGGTGCCTGGGCCACGCAGCTCAGGGGCTGACCAACGCCTCTTCCGTGCTGGTTCCAACCCCCCTCTCTGCCCTGCTTTTGGCCTATCTGGAGCAGGGGGAAGAGGAGCCTGGGGGCAGGATGTTTGCAGGGGCTTAGGCCCTTTAGCTGGGGTGCCAGGACGCTGGGGTTGGGTAGGTGGGGGAACGGAGGGTGATGTGGGTATGAGAGCCAGGCAGACGTCACCCACACTAAGTTGGTGGCAGCGGAGGCCACAAAGACGGGCTGTTCTCTGGGGACAGCAGGAGGACCAGCCACGCCCACGTACAAAGAACGGGTACTCCACATACACATCCAGGAACTCCTGTGGGAAAAAATACTGTTACAGTCACAATGTAGTACCTCTGTTTGTCTACTAAAGTGGTGTTAGTGTTCTGAAATTGGGGATTGGCATTGATGTAGTGTCATAATGAGGGATACTGCAGGAATGTATTTCATTTTCTTTAGGGTTAGACTCATCCAGAGTTATACTATTTGCAAATATTTATGATATATTGTATATTGAATTCCATGTTATAAATTATGGAAATGTCAGTAGACAAGCATACAATGACAAACACACTGACATGAGCTCATGTGATGTAATGATGTAGTAGGCTCAGACCCAGCTCACCTGAGAGTGTTCCTCGTGTAGGAGGATGAGGaggcgggagagggagggggctGTGGAGGGGGAGATGTGCTGCACAGTGCAGCAACTCAGACGCAGCTCTGGACAAGCCTCCGCGCCGATTAGGAAGTCTTCTGTCTGCAAATCCTCAACCCTCCTCAGCCGCCCATCTTTGAGCTCGATTAAAGAGCCTGCCGCAAAGTGAGGGAGCAACCAGGGCAGCTGGTCAGAAGAGGTGGAAGGGTAGGAAGAGTGATGGGAGGAGAGATGTGGAGGCACACATACTTTTTCTGTTACTCCCATGGTCCAATATTTCTCTGTTGATTGATCAATAAGTGATGGTCTTATGGAAGATTGTGCCTCAAACTCCAAAGGACTTTGCCCTGAAGCATGGTACTTAGGGGCTGTGGAGAGGTTTGTGTATACCAGTTCAGGGTGGTGGTGTAGGTTCCTGTTGGCGGTAGGAGATAGAGCAGTGTTCAGTGGGGCAGAACCTGTCCCTGAGCTGGGTCGTGGCTGGTGGCCCCCCTGTTTCCTTCTTCTCATATATGGGCCGCTCTGTCTGCTttgctgtgtggtgtgtggacTTAACTTCTCCCTCACTTTTTTATTAAGGTGCCATCTGTACCCTGCTTCCACCCCACTGGGCTCCTCTGTAGGCAAGACCATGTGTCTGCAGACAGAGGGGTGGCGTGGGTATTCTGAGGGGTGATGGAGAATGTAGGGAACTTCCCACCCTGAAGGCACTGCAGCCCAACCTCTGTAATAGTGCTCCTTCCACTCAGCCCAGCCATAGCTGTCATtgacaggagaggggagataggGGTTGACTCTGGTGGTGGAGGCTGTGGTGGGGGACTGGGTCCAGGGCTGGTATAGCGGGGGCACAGATGCAGGTGTAGGAGGGAGCAGGTCTGAGTAAGATGCATTGTAGGGCTTGACTTCATTATGGCTCTTGTAGGGGAAGGGGACCTTGAACGTGACAGCAGGAGGCTGCTCTGAGAGGCCTGGTCTGGGGTCCCTCTTCTTGGGTGGGAGACTCTCTCTGCCTAGGCCGGTCTCTGGGGTTAGTGTGGTGCTCATTGGTTCACACAGCCGTCACATATACTGACACTTCAGTTCCCTGGCCTACAGGTTGTTGTGGAGAGGTTAAGTCACATAGGCCTCATGTGAAAGAGGCACCCTAAGGGATCCCGTTACTCTCTGGTGAATCATCACTGACAGAGCGGTCAAAGGTGTTCTCAGTCTCAATGATCCAATCTGAAAAAAGACAGGAAGGTGTTTGTTTGACATAAATTATAATTTAACTCTCATCCTTATGTCAAAAGCCCAAGAGGAAGGGACACCAAGATAATTTTATACATTTCATAGCCTTGTATTACAGGCTTTTCAGCTTATAGTCATGTGACTTTTGATGATGCATTTCATAAACGATATTTCATTGCGCACTCTCACaacgccctctctctctcatatccctccttttctccctactctccctctctctttaacaTTTGCTACATTTCCAACACTAATGACAAATATAATCTACTTTGTCTGAATAATATATCACATTCTTACCCAATGATCTTCATACATGGGATGTCATTGATTTTACCATCAACAGGAGTTATCCATTTCGCTGTAGCTGACCTACTATGCAGCACGGCAACAAAATGCATAATGTATTCATGTGAATCTGAGCAAAATACATGCAGATAAAACTGTTATACTTCTCAATATTGTATCAAAATAATGACCTTATATAGAAATGTAGCTTAACCTTGCATTTCCTATGTACAGCTCATACCATAAAGATATTTCACAATGCACACGCTTGCCAGTAGTTTACCTATTCAAATCGACATGCTCTTTATTTAAATGATTTGACCGAAAGCCTGAAGAGAAGTGATAGAAGAAAACAGAGCAAGACTTTACGGTGCAATCTTATGCAAAGCTAAAGCCAAGGCCTGAATGGTGTCATCACACCACCGCAGAGCAGTCACCAGCTCCCTTGATTGCTGAATGATGCTCTTTCACTCTGACTAACAGACATGTCTTGGAAGTATAGCTTGGATCATACCTTCCATTGTGTGTACAGACTAGATGACCTCATAAGAATGGGACAGAATACACCCTCAAATTGAGAAACATTCCTTACACAGAGGGCTGTACTGACAGAGGCCAATCATTGGGCAAAAACTCAGAGTAGCAGACTGGTAGTATAACCTATTAAGGGTATCAATTGACCTCACCTTGCTGTGCATGTCATACTACGACTATGCAAATGCAATCTTCATACAGTGTGTTACTTGTAGTGGAACAGTAATTGCTGTGAAAGTCCTGAAACATACTTTTCTTTTGGTATTGTTATCATTATGTGCAGAGCTCTTTTTCTCAAGCAACACATTTCCAAGTTACAAATTACACCCCAAACATAACTGGTCATATCGTGTTGTGTAAGTTCTGACTGATGTGAAGCCTAATGATCTAGATGGGTTAGATGCACTTTATCACTGATGCAATATTATTGCTATTGAGTTTTTACCACTTCAACCGTAACATAAAGGAATACCATGCATATCTAATGACTACAAAGGAGATGAataccttcctcctacacacttacacacatatTATCACATTCCCAAGATACATCTGAACAGGTGAcaccttacctctctctctcttctggttAAGGTGTGAGTCTTTAGTACAGCATGCTGCAGAGTGAATGGGAACATCCAGACAGCCTCACTATGTCTATCAGACAGACgcactctctctttttcctcccaCTCTCTTTTACACCCCCACTATCTCTAGCCCTCTCAACATATCTACCAGATTTGCTgtgccctctccttccctccttccctcacttcctctctgttgctctgtctctttctccgttTCTAGCTCAGTCTtgactccctctccctccttctttcccttTCACAACCCTTCTTTCTGGTTTCtgactttctctccatctctctctctccccatccctctctccttccctctctctccctctctctctctctgtgtataattaGACATGAGACCGCTGTGATACTCGTCAGCTGATAGTAGGCGTATGGCTGCCTGATGGGCTTGGAACTCTGCCCAGTTGTGGTGAGGGCGGGAAACTATAGCTTAGAATGTTCTGGGCATTAAACATCTTTAGCTTTCATGCCTGTTCAACCAGTTGGAATGCAGAACCTTCTAGGGAATATATAGGAAGACACATTCTGAAAATGAAATCCCATTCTGAAAATACTTCCGTTGGCTTCACATTTATTGCAATTCTCAGTTGTTGAAAATGACCACAGTGAATTCTCGCAACCCACTTCTCTATTACTCCATTTTCTCTATTACTTCTCTattactgtgaacactgaaccAAATGCCAGACAGTGTGAATGTCAGTAAAGTTAGAAAATTATCAGCCTTAATTGCTTTCTATTCAGCAGTTAAAAGGATCAGTATTTAGACCTATATACATTCAGAACAAACACAATTTTTGAACTCAGGACACAAAAGATATGTTCCCTCTTTTAatactcttctttctctcctctctttgtaTTTCTATTCAGCCCTACTCTCATTCTACAGAATAAAAAGTGATCATGGCCCTTGATTCAAGCATCTCCCATCTATAGGAAAGCAATCTGATTTACAGGTAGCTCCAGATGCCCCATGCTCTGCAGGGTGAAACCCCAGTCATGAtgaagcccacacacacacattagagagAGGCGAAAAGAGCTTCTCATTTTGAGTCACATCATTCTTCCTctgcccacacacactctctcagacAGTACAGGACATGTCAAGAGTTAAAGCTGGAGGAGTCACTACCTCAACTAACACTTCTCTGACATTTAGGAAGATCACTGTTGATACAAATCAACGTATTATTTTCTCACTCCCACGTCCTCCAAACACCCATGAGAGTATACATGCATCTGCAGTCAGTAGCTTACATCTGCACCCATGCATGGATACCAAGACTTGTTATTGTTAAGGTTTCCACAAAGACAGATAGTTATTCATAtgtccttcccctctctccatctctttctatatgtctctctctgggTGGCAGCATGTGTGTGCTTTCATTTGAAAGAATGCCACCTCACAGGAAAACATCCTATACAATAAACTCCCATTGATATTACAATTTATATACCATATAATTCAAGGCTAATTAAAGGCCTATATAAGGCCTATTCAAATCAAGCAAATAAAACATTTCATATTAGCTATTTAAATGCAGAATAATATCTATTTACAACAGCTCAGGTTGCAATGAAAAGGAAATACATcttttgaccactagatggtgtCAATTACTTTGATATTCACACAATGTTGTTGTACTGAGTGATCATTATTTCTGTATTTGCAGGCAATCACTATTGTCCCAGGCAACACATACATTTGATGGGACGGTACTACCCTTACATCTAAAATACCTACTGATACAATGCGGTATAAGCATAGTACGCTATCAAAACTGCCCTGCAATTAAGAAGTTAAGTATAATTTGAAGCTTTTACTTCTCTAAAGATTTCTTTAAAATAAAGATACATTTCTAGAAGAAATTGTTTTCAGCCTAGCTAAACCCAATAGGTTATTTTGGAGGTGTTGGCTTCTAATGCTATTTTTGTGATGAAAAATTGAATCTTTGCCATGAACTGAATTATACATGAAGCGCTGAAATCAACTGTTCCTCTGAAGAACAGTGTGTGCTCTTTCAGAGGCAAGCCTAAAAAAAGACGTTGATTTGTTCAATAACATCAATACTATTCCATTAACGGCAAGAAGATCTTGTATCCTGTCGCATTGCATTTTGTGCACATCAATTGACCCTGGAAGTGAGAGGGAcacagaggagaaaggagagagggagagagagagagagagagagagagagagagaggatgacaaaAATAACAAAAGCAAGTGTCTGTCTACTAACTTGGTATCTTCCACTGTTACATAAAGGACCCTGCACTCTCCCCTATCCACCCCTCTCACACCAAGCTCCTCCCCCTGTGAATGACCAATTGGTATGCTCCACAAAGCCCTAACCTGCTGTTCTCATCCAAATACTGTAGTTGACAGAGTAAGTTCACTCAGAGAGAAGGGTCCTGTACTGTTccatagagaaaggagagagtgtgtttgagagagCCAGTGAGTTTCTTGGGAGTGCTTTGACTCTCTTTCTGTCccaggagagaaggagggagatgagTTGTCCTGCTGAGGCTCTGAAGGGCTGACTGTTCCCCACCCCATCTCATCTCTGTGCCTGACTGTGTGACCTGACCCTCCAGTCCTCCTCAACAGCACACCTAATCTGATTCTGCAGCTCTCTTTCCGAAGCTGCCAGCACCATGAGCTCATCTGGGGCAAACCTCCACAACAAGCGTCTACCATGTGAGTAACTTTAAAGCTTCTttacctttcttaaaaactactCGAATGTGTAGGACTTGGAAAGACTATGTAACAATGGGAATATTCCATAAGTCATTACAGATCATTTTAGTCGTttattctgtactgtactgtactgttaaaaaaataattataatctATATACAGATGTGAGGCAGTTTTCTACAGCATGAAAATAATCctgtagcaacaggaaatgtaaattattatgtggattgtaattaacagttttgtaggggttgatacatttttcataggGGAAAATAAACTGACATTTCAAAGTTGAAATTACAAacttttttaaacctcaaatacactacaggttttacagttctcctgcaacagggtgatcaaattaagatcctacatctgtagtttcAATCACTGTAATCCCCTATTGCTGAGCAGAACGCTACATAGAGAAAATTCCTGTCCATATTTGGGTATCTGTAGTAGCTTTACAGACAGACAAACTCATTAAATATTTAGTGAAGAGAAACATAAACCAAGCCACAATCAACATAACCTGTTCAAGTAATTATGGGTGATTACTGATtcctgttgttgatgttgttgttggtgtgtgtgtgtgtgtgtgtgtgtgtgtgtgtgtgtgcattgaaagcaaataatatgtgtgtgtgtgtgtgtgcattgaaaCGTTGACTGTTCAGCCGATGTGTTAGGGACCTGGTGTTTGTTGATGTTACTAAGGCTGACATACTGTATGCTCTTTGCTAGCCAAATAAAGACTAGAATGGTGAATCATCCCCATGAGTAATGTACCATAATAACGCTTTAATCAGTGGGACTTTACTCAAGACGTTGAGGGTTCTTAAAGGGATACAGTATATTCTCATTTTGAATTGGGGCCTTAAAGACATCCAATGGTTTCACTGACATGAATCTCTAACTCCTAATGAGattgtgtgtctgtatctatagAGTGACTGCAGTGACATAGGGCTACAGACAGGCTGTCCTACAGACGATGCtctcacagagaaacacagaaatGGGAAATTAAATTTGTCGCAATAGGGTCAGTCAGTCCGTGGCTAAATTTGATCAGACAATGACTGAGAGAGAAGACATCCGCTATCTATGTGTTGACCGGTCCCAGTGCCCAGTGccctacctgtatgttctgtattGTGTGGGAATGTTTTGTTTGGAGGGGCACAGTGGTATGTATTGGCTTGGAGGACTGAACAGCTGTTGTCACACTGTTGAAATGTTACATGACAGGCTGGGAATGATTAAGTGAATGCGCAGTTCGTATTGAATGTACACCAGATAAGACATAACTGATTGCAAACACACAACTTATTCTCACATATTTTTTATGTTGTTGCGGACATGGTTTTGTTGTGGTTCCAACCATGCTCGGTGATCAAACATTGTGTGTCCCAGGTATCCCATTCAGGTATTCTACTCTTCACCAACCATGGTAGATCCCTTCCTTTTCTGACTGGACTAACTCCATTATATAGATAAGACTGGTGTCTCTCCCTGCAGCATTGCATGGAACTCCTATCTGTTCCCCATGTATGCTAGTGGCTCACAGGATGGCTGCTGCCAGAGTGCTCATTTTAAACAGAGCCAGTCTCCCACTGAGGCAGACACAGCATAGTACATTTCTGAAAGGTGGTGCAGCCCACTGTTGGATGGAGAGGTGGCCACAACAAAATCCTCTGGATTTATTCCACCTGTACTAATATTACTTTATGACAGCAACAGCTGCAGTGTagataatgtattttttttccccccatgcATGGCTGACCAACAGCTTGATGAACACACAATATCCATGGATGCTGTGCACATGCAATGTCCcatggtgtgtgtatatgtgcatgtgtgtgtatgtacattaTGTATGTGAACACACTACAGGCCTTTAATGACCGTCTGTTCATACCTATTTCCACTTAGATCCTTTAATCTACACAGCCTAAAACTTTAGGCCTAAAACCAAGGCCTAAAAGCAAGTCCTCCTAATTAGTTTGGATCAAATCTCCCATCATCCCATTCTCTGCTTGGTGAAAACAAACCCTGGTTCAGACCAGGTATAATTGTTAATGCCTACAGGCATATTGTAGTTTActaaatacaacaacacagttattACTCATTATTCATAAATCTGTCAGCATGCGCTGGACCCACAAATCTCTTACACATCTCCCACATCAACACAGGTAtcgcaggtacagtgccttgcgaaagtattcggcccccttgaccttttgccacatttcaggcttcaaacataaagatataaaactgtatttttttgtgaagaatcaacaacaagtgggacacaatcatgaagtggaacgacatttattggatatttcaaacttttttaacaaatcaaaaactgaaaaattgggcgtgcaaaattattcagcccctttactttcagtgcagcaaactctctccagaagttcagtgaggatctctgaatgatccaatgttgacctaaatgactaatgatgataaatacaatccacctgtgtgtaatcaagtctccgtatgaatgcacctgcactgtgatagtctcagaggtccgtcaaaagcgcagagagcatcatgaagaacaaggaacacaccaggcaggtccgagatactgttgtgaagaagtttaaagccggatttggatacaaaaagatttcccaagctttaaacatcccaaggagcactgtgcaagcgataatattgaaatggaaggagtatcagaccactgcaaatctaccaagacctggtcgtccctctaaactttcagctcatacaaggagaagactgatcagagatgcagccaagaggcccatgatcattctggatgaaatgcagagatctacagctgaggtgggagactctgtccataggacaacaatcagtggtaaattgcacaaatctggcctttatggaagagtgtcaagaagaaagccatttcttaaagatatccataaaaagtgtcgtttaaagtttgccacaagccacctgggagacacaccaaacatgtggaagaaggtgctctggtcagatgaaaccaaaattgaactttttggcaacaatgcaaaacgttatgtttggcgtaaaagcaacacagctcatcaccctgaacacaccatccccactgtcaaacatggtggtggcagcatcatggtttgggcctgcttttcttcagcagggacagggaagatggttaaaattgatgggaagatggatggagccaaatacaagaccattctggaagaaaacctgatggagtctgcaaaagacctgagactgggacggagatttgtcttccaacaagacaatgatccaaaacataaagcaaaatctacaatggaatggttcaaaaataaacatatccaggtgttagaatggccaagtcaaagtccagacctgaatccaatcgagaatctgtggaaagaactgaaaactgctgttcacaaatgctctccatccaacctcactgagctcgagctgttttgcaaggaggaatgggaaaacatttcagtctctcgatgtgcaaaactgatagagacataccccaagcgacttacagctgtaatcgcagcaaaaggtggcgctacaaagtattaacttaagggggctgaataattttgcacgcccaatttttcagtttttgatttgttaaaaaaagtttgaaatatccaataaatgtcgttccacttcatgattgtgtcccacttgttgttgattcttcacaaaaaaatacagttttatatctttatgtttgaagcctgaaatgtggcaaaaggtcgcaaagttcaagggggccgaatactttcgcaaggcactgtatcattagTATTGTATGGGAAATACATAGTGGTTTGGTTTCTGGTCTTTGCTGTTCACCATGGACCCACGATGATAGTGCCAAACTACTCAGGCTCATGAGAAATACCAACATCAACAGAATAGATCAGTGTAAGGCCAGAACTATTCTATTGTGTCCAACCAAACATTCCAGTGATGCTCTCCATTGATTTGAAAATAGCAATGTGGGCTATTCATCACAAAAAGAGGATGAGCAACAAAGAGGTTCCAGGAACACCTGGAAAGGTGAACAATGTGATAGTTGATGTGTTGCCAAAGGGCATGATGAGTCATGATGGAGGGAACTTAGTTGACCAACAGTGTCACCCTATCGATGCTTTTAAGTACATCCGCTCCCTCACAACACTCCAGACAAATTCTGCTCATTCATGGTGAGTGTAGTCTAATGGAGACGTCTCTCAGTTTTCAGCTTCTTGGCTTCAAAGTGGTGATGAGTAGTCTGCTTATGGGCCACATAGAGGGCACTGGCATAGGAGACAGAGGCTGACTGACCCATAAATGGCACTATTGTCAGTCCGGAGTGtgctgggagaggagagatgatgtcaTTGTAGTATTTACAGAGTGGGCATGTGGTGGTGCCAGTCTGTGATTCAACCCATTGCAagctccccacacacacacagtccaaacacacacatgcaacaatcacacacacacacacgcacatgcacacacacatgcacacgcacacacacacacacacacacacacacacacacacacacacacacacacacacacacacacacacacacacaccctagtaaaactgactatcctaccgatcctcgacttcggcgatgttatctacaaaatagcttccaatactctactcagcaaattggatctAGTCTAGCACAGTGCCATCCGTTACCAAAgtgccttataccacccaccactgcgacctgtacgttctagtcggctggcccacgctacatattcgtcgccagacccactggctccaggtcatctataagtctacgCTAGGCTTTATCTCAGCTCAcgggtcacgataacaacacccacccgtagcacacgctccagcaggtatatctcactgttcatccccaaagccaacacctcctttggccgcctttccttccagttctctgctgccagtgactggaacgaattgcaaaaatcgctgaagctggagacttacatttccctcactaactttaaacatcagctatctgagcagctaaccgatcgctgcagctgtacatagtccatctgtaaatagcccacccaatctacctacctcatccccatattgtttttatttactttgctgctcttttgcacaccagtatcactacttacacaccatcatctgctcatctatcactccagtgttaatctgataaattgtaattactttgctactatggcctatttattgccttacctcctcatgccatttgcacacactgtatatagactttatttttttctattgtgttattgactgtacgcttgtttattccatgtgtaactctgtgttgttgtttccgtcgcactgctttgctttatcttggccaggtcgcagttgtaaatgagaacttgctctcaactagctgacctggttaaataaaggtgggaaaacacacacacacacacacacacacacacacacacacacacacacacacacacacacacacacacacacacacacacacacacacacacacacacacacacacactgctcaactcTCAACATCAATAATTCACTCTCTTCGCAATTGGAACCAAGCCCAGATGGGAGgttcaggagagagagcaggaggatgAATAAAGCCCAATAATAAACGGTGTAAACCAAAAAAACGACAAGAGGCATCTTCTACATAATTGTTACagttttttttcgattgctaaacgacagtggacacaactggagtcacatgtgcaaaactctaactacagtctgcacagcagcagttcatgtggaccaaactctagttcgtttttcattgcttgaacacagttttcaaaactctacacacttatcccatgactttaaccacaacctgcacaacactgtggatttacagcactttgttcaaatgctaacacactgctgtcaaaactgtgaaccacacattcaaaacggaatagatttcagccttgtgcctttcaaacactgctgattgcaatttcagctgaaaggctaagcaggtgtcttgttttagacttgttagtgaacacacacacatattacagtatatataggtagagctcagaaa includes:
- the LOC110494535 gene encoding ataxin-1 yields the protein MSTTLTPETGLGRESLPPKKRDPRPGLSEQPPAVTFKVPFPYKSHNEVKPYNASYSDLLPPTPASVPPLYQPWTQSPTTASTTRVNPYLPSPVNDSYGWAEWKEHYYRGWAAVPSGWEVPYILHHPSEYPRHPSVCRHMVLPTEEPSGVEAGYRWHLNKKVREKLSPHTTQQSRQSGPYMRRRKQGGHQPRPSSGTGSAPLNTALSPTANRNLHHHPELVYTNLSTAPKYHASGQSPLEFEAQSSIRPSLIDQSTEKYWTMGVTEKVCVPPHLSSHHSSYPSTSSDQLPWLLPHFAAGSLIELKDGRLRRVEDLQTEDFLIGAEACPELRLSCCTVQHISPSTAPSLSRLLILLHEEHSQEFLDVYVEYPFFVRGRGWSSCCPQRTARLCGLRCHQLSVGDVCLALIPTSPSVPPPTQPQRPGTPAKGPKPLQTSCPQAPLPPAPDRPKAGQRGGLEPARKRRWSAPELRGPGTNCPD